One window of the Lachancea thermotolerans CBS 6340 chromosome A complete sequence genome contains the following:
- the HFI1 gene encoding Hfi1p (similar to uniprot|Q12060 Saccharomyces cerevisiae YPL254W HFI1 Adaptor protein required for structural integrity of the SAGA complex a histone acetyltransferase-coactivator complex that is involved in global regulation of gene expression through acetylation and transcription functions): MSVVQPQNTPVSPGSVHKQTGVTVSAHGQKPGGALTGTPTGTTVPGNQTNRLNIEKMVESLTAALGKESWSKYAQIISLFVLGKLSRKELVNELDLLFSPQQENQGQLMQGSNMSHGTLIRMHNQLLLAILTNSVRGSPLGESTEGSWGFNNGTTHSSKKRSNKHNSQIDTYKKIVMSLPAEDRSRLKTITKEAGKRGFVLCSVLQARLNNIPKIPIVTNPETLKRIKASNLKTPLEWSQEIVNGFSAPLATESYSLPDNDSLYLRMISIAREHGLVGAVDGRCVEIMTLALENYLKNVVESAIDTVRYREKYHSDYYDLNEEGFYQGVAGTDEEVACEGNELTRDLRSITNEEMAQTLSVFPNLVAPTGAYLNLSMCGLLNDDELVTMASTIDDLPEFQEDKPNFTPVDDKNVGSREELNWLIKDILTKE, from the coding sequence ATGTCCGTTGTTCAGCCCCAGAACACGCCTGTATCGCCCGGGAGCGTACACAAACAAACTGGAGTCACTGTAAGTGCTCACGGGCAAAAGCCCGGCGGCGCTCTTACTGGCACGCCAACGGGCACTACGGTGCCTGGCAATCAAACTAATCGCCTGAATATTGAGAAAATGGTCGAATCTCTGACGGCGGCTCTGGGGAAAGAGAGCTGGAGCAAGTACGCGCAAATCATAAGTCTCTTTGTGCTCGGCAAACTCTCCAGAAAGGAGCTAGTGAACGAGCTGGATCTACTCTTCAGTCCTCAGCAAGAAAACCAAGGACAATTAATGCAAGGCAGTAACATGAGTCATGGAACTCTAATACGAATGCACAACCAACTGCTTTTAGCAATCTTGACAAATTCGGTAAGGGGTTCGCCGCTGGGAGAATCCACTGAAGGATCATGGGGCTTCAATAACGGCACAACACACTCGAGTAAAAAGAGGTCTAACAAACATAATTCGCAGATTGACACTTATAAGAAGATTGTAATGTCCTTGCCGGCTGAGGACAGAAGCCGGCTGAAAACGATTACAAAGGAGGCCGGGAAGCGAGGATTTGTGCTTTGCTCggttcttcaagcgcgTCTCAATAATATACCTAAAATTCCGATTGTCACTAACCCTGAAACACTGAAAAGAATCAAGGCTAGTAATCTGAAAACGCCATTGGAATGGTCTCAGGAGATCGTGAACGGTTTTTCTGCACCGTTAGCAACTGAGAGCTATTCTCTGCCAGATAATGACTCTTTATATCTCCGAATGATAAGTATAGCACGCGAACACGGGCTGGTTGGTGCTGTGGATGGCAGATGTGTGGAGATTATGACATTAGCGCTCGAAAactatttgaaaaatgtggTTGAGTCGGCCATTGATACTGTGAGGTATCGAGAAAAATACCACTCCGACTATTACGACTTGAACGAAGAAGGATTTTATCAAGGCGTTGCTGGTACTGACGAAGAGGTAGCTTGTGAAGGTAACGAGCTTACGCGCGATCTCAGATCAATTACAAACGAAGAGATGgctcaaactctttcagTATTTCCTAATCTAGTAGCTCCGACTGGCGCTTATCTGAATCTCAGCATGTGCGGCTTACTTAATGATGACGAGCTCGTTACCATGGCTAGTACGATTGACGATCTTCCGgaatttcaagaagacaaaCCGAACTTCACGCCGGTCGACGACAAGAACGTTGGAAGTAGAGAGGAGCTAAACTGGTTAATTAAGGATATTCTTACAAAAGAATGA
- the BBP1 gene encoding Bbp1p (weakly similar to uniprot|Q12365 Saccharomyces cerevisiae YPL255W BBP1 Protein required for the spindle pole body (SPB) duplication localized at the central plaque periphery forms a complex with a nuclear envelope protein Mps2p and SPB components Spc29p and Kar1p required for mitotic functions of Cdc5p) — translation MIWNNDDTEHSTGGLYRWTMDALFGRQISPSRKFKEVSQDDTNYNMKSHKDKQWDGHGFQPRTRSSSASFDRSFLQRYELLQDEEEQDIMRPVRSPARPYLSAGHAAGQDAALANDESTDTFSNKRQRFKGKFSGPKYHDESLKFRAPAKNDPFISKLFQRESPEHPSNLPGKFPSPFKQALGLPAGVQVQLDPEEQIPQKMFTDEYLQLLAELDQNGQKLKQLQQGLHQKQQDHILQETSYREKYHVMRQELITELKQSKKLYDNYYRLYEKHKKMRALDTDASRLRQRISDLEAQVVDASIEKAEEVRKLNETIFQLEFREQETQSKHERERIRYQSRIAELESIVESRLSISNGVQNPPLRERIKPVNSSARI, via the coding sequence ATGATATGGAATAATGACGATACGGAACATAGTACAGGCGGTCTGTACAGGTGGACCATGGACGCCTTGTTTGGAAGGCAAATTTCTCCCTCAAGGAAGTTTAAAGAAGTCTCTCAAGATGATACAAACTACAACATGAAGAGCCATAAGGACAAGCAATGGGACGGCCACGGTTTTCAACCAAGAACGCGATCAAGTTCGGCGTCTTTCGATCGCAGCTTCTTACAGCGGTATGAACTCCTAcaagatgaggaagaacaAGACATTATGAGGCCCGTCAGAAGTCCGGCGCGGCCGTACTTGAGCGCCGGTCACGCTGCTGGCCAAGATGCAGCCTTAGCAAACGATGAAAGCACAGACACCTTTTCTAACAAAAGGCAACGCTTTAAAGGGAAGTTTTCAGGTCCAAAATATCATGATGAGAGTCTTAAATTTCGCGCTCCCGCTAAAAACGACCCCTTTATCTCTAAGCTGTTTCAGAGAGAAAGCCCGGAACATCCCAGCAATCTTCCAGGCAAGTTCCCGTCTCCTTTCAAACAAGCCTTGGGGCTGCCGGCTGGGGTCCAGGTGCAGCTCGATCCTGAAGAGCAAATCCCCCAGAAAATGTTCACAGACGAGTATTTGCAACTCCTTGCAGAGCTTGATCAGAATGGCCAGAAGCTTAAGCAACTTCAGCAGGGTCTgcatcaaaaacagcaagaCCACATTTTACAAGAAACAAGTTATCGCGAAAAGTATCACGTCATGCGTCAAGAGCTCATAACCGAGCTGAAACagtcaaaaaagctttacGATAACTATTATAGGCTCTACGAGAAGCACAAAAAAATGCGTGCTTTGGACACTGATGCTTCGCGCTTGCGACAGCGCATAAGTGATCTAGAAGCACAAGTTGTCGATGCAtccattgaaaaagcagAAGAGGTCCGCAAGCTCAACGAGACCATCTTTCAATTAGAGTTCAGGGAGCAGGAAACGCAATCGAAACACGAACGAGAAAGGATTCGTTATCAATCTAGAATTGCAGAATTAGAAAGCATCGTAGAATCTAGACTTTCCATTTCAAACGGCGTTCAGAATCCACCACTTAGGGAACGTATAAAGCCGGTAAACTCCTCAGCTAGGATATAG
- a CDS encoding KLTH0A05610p (conserved hypothetical protein) — MGILYDHEEWAVYAEGKQLLIWREGTLVNEWTVQGIQDYQFYTAEDELVIIGNWGQGLTRLRIKEGTEELSEESALRTSFHIAQFQILPSSGVILAYDKVAGVLHLFNSREERYQGFIKAHPAQTSFSSHGPSEFQVFVRDFDPASLVIKTYLNRYRLRGSNASLINTIPMEGLFIKRWVVRSACGAFFAVISTSECEQACQLKFFLQDASIPFHTETLEGHAVSAAFVSPLKLFLILRLAQGNALCLLNLESSHTHQLLSLEAEFIRSSHEIDEAGNFTQPSSVPAITHLDSNLKLVNSSSNSIFFVMNSAPNILFCWSFTKNIDSHLDTWAFPAKVVSLGELNSATVAAVCLTENPTSLSKIEISQPFSGP, encoded by the coding sequence ATGGGCATACTCTATGATCATGAAGAATGGGCTGTGTACGCTGAAGGCAAACAACTACTTATATGGAGAGAGGGGACGCTTGTGAACGAATGGACCGTGCAAGGCATCCAAGATTACCAGTTTTATACAGCGGAAGACGAACTTGTCATAATTGGGAACTGGGGGCAAGGATTAACAAGACTACGAATAAAGGAAGGAACAGAAGAGCTTAGTGAAGAGTCGGCCCTAAGGACAAGTTTTCATATTGCGCAGTTCCAGATTTTGCCAAGCTCAGGCGTCATTTTGGCGTATGATAAAGTGGCAGGAGTATTGCACCTGTTCAACTCGAGAGAAGAGCGCTACCAGGGGTTCATAAAGGCGCATCCTGCTCAAACAAGCTTCTCGTCCCACGGTCCGTCTGAATTTCAAGTGTTCGTACGCGACTTTGACCCTGCCTCGCTAGTGATCAAGACGTATCTCAACAGATATCGCTTGCGCGGAAGCAATGCTTCCTTAATTAATACCATACCGATGGAAGGTTTATTCATTAAACGCTGGGTTGTTAGGAGTGCTTGCGGGGCTTTCTTCGCCGTCATTTCAACCAGCGAATGTGAGCAAGCGTGCCAGCTAAAGTTCTTCCTACAGGACGCAAGCATACCATTCCACACAGAGACTTTGGAAGGGCACGCAGTAAGCGCTGCATTTGTTAGCCCGCTTAAGCTGTTCTTGATCCTCCGTCTGGCTCAGGGAAACGCGCTTTGCTTGTTAAACTTGGAGAGCAGCCATACTCATCAGCTCCTTTCCCTGGAAGCAGAATTTATTCGCTCATCTCATGAAATCGACGAAGCTGGGAATTTTACGCAACCATCTTCGGTCCCTGCTATCACTCACCTAGATTCTAATCTGAAGCTCGTTAACAGTTCATCCAATTCTATATTTTTCGTGATGAACTCCGCGCCAAACATCCTATTCTGCTGGAGCTTCACGAAAAACATAGACTCGCATTTAGATACATGGGCATTTCCCGCTAAGGTCGTGTCTCTCGGGGAGCTTAACTCGGCTACTGTCGCGGCTGTGTGCCTAACTGAAAATCCCACGTCTCTTTCCAAGATAGAGATATCTCAGCCGTTTTCTGGCCCATAA
- the CLN1 gene encoding cyclin CLN1 (similar to uniprot|P20437 Saccharomyces cerevisiae YMR199W CLN1 role in cell cycle START; G(sub)1 cyclin), whose protein sequence is MGVSNGIPQGLIVTAKQTYYPIELSNAELLAHYEMIQDYHQEISANVISQSCKFKPDPKLIDQQPEMNPQQTRQQVMAVLFELSVKTRVTNGIFFHAARLYDRYCSKRVVLREQAKLVIATCLWLAAKTWGGCNHIINNVSVPTGGRFYGPNPRARIPRLSELVHYCGGADVFDESMFMQMERHILDTLSWDIFEPMVNDYVLNVDENCLLQYELYKRQLEHNKEWFHRASQSSDSDATEADEEEDEDLVDKIQLINIKKFLIDLATWQYDLLKFEMFEVAHGIFAIINKFTGQDQGPLLLSPLPTSTNQSLLLRIFINAVVKAPKQLLQFYENSQGVNQFVAAVRDFHASRQKKVQIASGMDLSGRPTVCYEVPSMPSPPHPNVNYTPMRNTSAPSDVSIFSAAESQPSPVTPVMYSFANNKTNSGSACGSVLSVNSLSNKRSRADDYDCMDEDKENQPHNPTFAPPPRAKFVGNSIFASGGTSATNSNRSSLVSLAISNNIV, encoded by the coding sequence ATGGGCGTTTCTAATGGAATCCCACAAGGCTTAATTGTCACGGCCAAGCAAACGTATTATCCGATAGAATTATCAAATGCCGAGCTACTTGCACATTACGAGATGATCCAAGACTATCATCAAGAAATATCGGCCAACGTTATATCGCAATCGTGCAAATTCAAACCAGACCCTAAACTGATCGATCAACAACCAGAGATGAATCCACAGCAGACGCGACAACAGGTAATGGCTGTGCTGTTCGAGCTCTCTGTCAAAACAAGAGTTACTAATGGAATTTTCTTTCATGCGGCTCGGCTGTACGACCGCTACTGCTCCAAGAGAGTGGTACTTAGGGAGCAGGCAAAGCTGGTCATTGCCACCTGCCTTTGGTTAGCAGCCAAAACTTGGGGCGGATGCAATCacatcatcaacaatgtTTCTGTCCCAACCGGCGGTCGTTTCTATGGTCCAAATCCTAGAGCACGTATCCCTAGGCTTTCCGAGCTTGTGCACTACTGCGGTGGTGCTGATGTTTTCGATGAGAGTATGTTCATGCAAATGGAAAGACACATTCTAGATACTCTCAGCTGGGATATCTTCGAGCCTATGGTCAATGACTATGTGCTTAACGTCGATGAAAACTGCCTACTGCAATACGAGCTTTACAAAAGGCAGCTTGAGCATAACAAGGAATGGTTTCACAGAGCTTCACAATCTTCTGATAGCGATGCCACTGAGGcagatgaggaagaggatgaggatCTTGTAGATAAAATACAACTGATTaatatcaaaaaattcCTGATAGATTTGGCCACTTGGCAGTACGACCTGCTAAAGTTCGAAATGTTCGAAGTGGCGCACGGTATCTTTGCTATAATTAACAAATTTACAGGACAAGACCAGGGACCTCTCCTACTATCCCCGCTACCCACCTCCACTAACCAGTCCTTGCTTCTAAGAATTTTCATTAATGCCGTGGTCAAAGCACCCAAGCAGCTGTTACAGTTTTACGAGAACAGCCAAGGCGTCAACCAGTTCGTGGCCGCAGTCAGGGACTTCCATGCTTCCCGCCAGAAGAAGGTGCAAATCGCGTCAGGGATGGATTTATCGGGCAGGCCCACCGTGTGCTACGAAGTGCCTTCGATGCCATCTCCACCTCACCCAAATGTCAATTACACACCCATGAGAAACACATCAGCGCCTTCGGATGTTAGCATATTCAGCGCTGCGGAATCACAACCTTCGCCCGTCACGCCTGTTATGTATTCCTTCGcaaacaacaaaacaaacTCTGGAAGCGCTTGCGGATCTGTTTTGAGCGTCAACAGTCTATCAAACAAACGGTCACGGGCTGACGACTATGACTGCATGGATGAAGATAAAGAAAACCAACCCCACAACCCGACATTCGCGCCGCCTCCGCGCGCCAAGTTCGTTGGGAACAGCATATTTGCATCCGGAGGCACTTCAGCGACTAACAGCAACCGTTCGTCGCTGGTATCGCTCGCGATCAGCAACAACATAGTGTAA
- the ROT1 gene encoding Rot1p (similar to uniprot|Q03691 Saccharomyces cerevisiae YMR200W ROT1 Protein that may be involved in cell wall function mutations in rot1 cause cell wall defects suppress tor2 mutations and are synthetically lethal with rot2 mutations) — translation MLGALSLISLLAFTATVMGDSDSDALYGTWTSKSNQVFTGPGFFDPVDELLIEPSLPGYSLSFTKDGYFEEAAYRVSGNPQDPHCPTAVLIYQHGTYEVQSNGSLTLTPFEVDGRQLLSSPCTDNGTSVYSRYNQTETFKSFLVQLNNYHGVKELQLYEFDGTAMMPLYLAYQPPVMLPTITLNPTASATSTETGSHNKRSLRGLVKRGLENRYKTSAVKRNREPVNAAAYWWTSVGLIAFGSAVFFVF, via the coding sequence ATGCTCGGGGCACTTTCGTTAATTTCACTATTAGCCTTCACCGCTACCGTTATGGGGGATAGCGACTCTGATGCGCTTTACGGTACCTGGACTTCAAAGTCAAATCAAGTATTCACAGGACCGGGTTTCTTCGACCCAGTAGACGAGCTATTGATAGAGCCTTCTTTGCCTGGATATTCGCTTTCATTCACCAAAGATGGGTACTTCGAGGAGGCAGCATACCGTGTGTCAGGCAACCCGCAAGATCCTCATTGCCCCACTGCTGTGTTGATCTACCAACACGGAACATACGAGGTACAGAGCAACGGTTCGCTAACGCTGACACCTTTCGAAGTCGACGGCAGGCAGCTGCTGAGTAGTCCCTGTACCGATAACGGTACGTCGGTGTATTCGCGGTACAATCAAACGGagactttcaagagctttctgGTCCAGTTGAACAACTACCACGGCGTGAAGGAGCTACAACTCTACGAGTTTGATGGCACTGCCATGATGCCTTTGTACTTGGCTTACCAGCCACCCGTGATGCTGCCTACCATAACTTTAAATCCTACGGCGAGTGCTACCAGCACTGAGACAGGATCGCATAACAAGCGTTCCCTTAGGGGATTGGTCAAAAGAGGGCTCGAGAACAGATATAAAACCAGCGCCGTGAAACGCAACAGAGAGCCTGTCAATGCAGCTGCGTACTGGTGGACATCTGTGGGACTAATCGCTTTCGGCTCCGCAGtgttttttgttttctga